In Chrysoperla carnea chromosome 2, inChrCarn1.1, whole genome shotgun sequence, the following proteins share a genomic window:
- the LOC123293708 gene encoding THAP domain-containing protein 1-like, whose amino-acid sequence MVKSCVIPYCKNQEKLHPHISFHRFPLTNENLCNEWVNAIKSLVHVVPKPNHRICSDHFLKSDFTTDSRRRRILKKGSIPSVFNAGASYSPTPEYASSSPEYSDQEDDYASSQDYSTPYFEIKPEKRKIIQTNIGEIIEVEYIESPRTP is encoded by the exons ATGGTTAAATCGTGTGTTATACCATattgtaaaaatcaagaaaaacttCATCCACACATCAGTTTTCACag atttccaCTAACGAATGAAAATCTGTGCAATGAATGGGTAAATGCAATTAAGAGTCTGGTACATGTAGTACCAAAACCTAATCACAGAATATGTTCTGATCACTTTTTAAAAAGTGACTTCACTACAGATTCTCGACGTCGgaggattttaaaaaaaggaagtATACCAAGTGTTTTCAATGCTGGAGCAAGTTATTCACCGACTCCTGAATATGCATCATCATCACCGGAATATTCAGATCAGGAGGATGATTATGCATCGTCGCAAGATTATTCAACACCATACTTTGAAATTAAaccagaaaaaagaaaaattattcaa aCAAATATTGGCGAAATTATTGAAGTTGAATATATCGAGTCACCTAGAAcaccataa
- the LOC123293385 gene encoding neutral and basic amino acid transport protein rBAT isoform X1: MEKVDGKTTSTGSYKKVSDSKEGLKELNSKIDHDASEDKMLEEDTKFVTKNEAELKFISDEKKNGDAKVDIGNLKAGFVGMGKEELMRYANDPFWIRLRWILFILFWLVWLLMLAGAIGIIIAAPKCTAPQPRKWWEEGPLIDLNFFYNSENNDTSVLQNIGAKNLILSGLEETYSLDNDKDSYVQDIIKAGYKVILELTPGSTEQWFNASVYRQEPYTNYYIWATSIPKHWVSPIRNSSSWVFSDERNEYYLKQYEKPDLNFRNKDVVEEFNKIIRHWLNLGVSGFRLSRVDRLLVDPELRDESIGGVNSKASFDEPGYYTHKYTRNQEDLGEVLYPWRQIVHNLTNSEGVLMLTEDTENLQPYTYNDTILTIDLPSYAPIFNLENRTYSASKLARGIQDSWAVLGSDNWPAWKYKAGTLSEDVLQILTFLLPGTPVISTDIDKLKNSVILNDLIKLRTSQTVLFGNYTTYLLQNDTIFAYTREKSGQPGYLVLCNPTSEIVTVDVTSIPSMSEDLTVSIVSQNFTTVKPKSKVLATAITVPSKSAAVFTYVHAEN, translated from the exons atggaaaaagttgACGGTAAAACAACCTCAACAGGTTCGTATAAAAAAGTTTCTGATTCTAAAGAAG gcttaaaagaattaaattcaaaaattgatcatGATGCATCAGAAGATAAAATGCTGGAAGAGGATACAAAATTTGTTACGAAGAATGAAGCAGAATTGAAATTCATATCTGATGAGAAAAAAAATGGTGATGCTAAAGTGGATATTG gaaactTAAAAGCTGGTTTTGTTGGAATGGGAAAAGAAGAATTAATGCGTTATGCAAATGATCCATTTTGGATACGTTTACGATGGattctttttattcttttttggcTGGTCTGGTTACTTATGTTGGCTGGAGCTATTGGAATAATTATAGCCGCACCAAAATGTACTGCACCGCAACCACGAAaatg gtGGGAAGAAGGACCTCTCATCGACTTGAACTTCTTTTATAATAGTGAAAATAATGATACCAgcgttttacaaaatattggtgctaaaaatttaattttatctggCCTAGAAGAAACATATTCATTAGATAACGATAAAGATTCATATGTACAAGATATAATCAAAGCGggttataaagttattttagaATTAACACCTGGATCCACTGAACAGTGGTTTAATGCATCCGTTTATCGTCAAGAGCCGTATACAAATTATTACATTTGGGCAACAAGCATTCCAAAGCACTGG GTATCACCAATACGTAATAGTTCATCATGGGTATTTTCGGATGAacgaaatgaatattatttgaaacagtATGAGAAACCCGATTTAAATTTCCGTAATAAAGATGTCGTggaagaatttaataaaattatacgtcattgGTTGAATTTGGGTGTATCAGGATTTCGCCTATCTAGAGTTGATCGATTATTAGTTGATCCTGAATTACGTGATGAATCAATTGGAGGAGTCAATTCAAAAGCATCATTTGATGAACCTGGTTACTATACACATAAGTACACAAGGAATCAAGAAGATTTAGGTGAAGTGTTATATCCATGGCGTCAAATTGttcataatttaacaaattctgAAG GTGTATTGATGTTAACTGAAGATACAGAAAATTTACAACCCTACACATACAATGATACAATTTTAACAATAGATTTACCAAGCTATGCACCAATATTCAATTTAGAAAATCGAACATATTCAGCATCAAAACTTGCACGAGGAATTCAAGATTCATGGGCCGTTTTAGGATCTGATAATTGGCCAGCATGGAAA tacaaaGCTGGAACATTGTCTGAAgatgttttacaaattttaacatttttattaccgGGTACGCCAGTCATTAGTACAGATATTGATAAATTGAAGAATTCAGTTATATTAAACGATTTAATTAAACTGCGTACATCACAAACAGTTTTGTTTGGAAATTATACAACGTACCTGTTACAAAATGATACCATTTTCGCTTATACAag GGAAAAATCTGGACAGCCTGGATACTTAGTCCTTTGTAACCCAACAAGTGAAATTGTCACAGTAGATGTTACCAGCATTCCAAGTATGTCTGAAGATTTAACAGTTTCAATTGTTAGTCAGAACTTTACTACAGTAAAACCaaa gTCTAAAGTTTTAGCAACAGCTATTACAGTTCCGTCAAAATCAGCTGCTGTTTTTACTTACGTTCATGCTGAAAATTAA
- the LOC123293385 gene encoding neutral and basic amino acid transport protein rBAT isoform X2, giving the protein MEKVDGKTTSTGLKELNSKIDHDASEDKMLEEDTKFVTKNEAELKFISDEKKNGDAKVDIGNLKAGFVGMGKEELMRYANDPFWIRLRWILFILFWLVWLLMLAGAIGIIIAAPKCTAPQPRKWWEEGPLIDLNFFYNSENNDTSVLQNIGAKNLILSGLEETYSLDNDKDSYVQDIIKAGYKVILELTPGSTEQWFNASVYRQEPYTNYYIWATSIPKHWVSPIRNSSSWVFSDERNEYYLKQYEKPDLNFRNKDVVEEFNKIIRHWLNLGVSGFRLSRVDRLLVDPELRDESIGGVNSKASFDEPGYYTHKYTRNQEDLGEVLYPWRQIVHNLTNSEGVLMLTEDTENLQPYTYNDTILTIDLPSYAPIFNLENRTYSASKLARGIQDSWAVLGSDNWPAWKYKAGTLSEDVLQILTFLLPGTPVISTDIDKLKNSVILNDLIKLRTSQTVLFGNYTTYLLQNDTIFAYTREKSGQPGYLVLCNPTSEIVTVDVTSIPSMSEDLTVSIVSQNFTTVKPKSKVLATAITVPSKSAAVFTYVHAEN; this is encoded by the exons atggaaaaagttgACGGTAAAACAACCTCAACAG gcttaaaagaattaaattcaaaaattgatcatGATGCATCAGAAGATAAAATGCTGGAAGAGGATACAAAATTTGTTACGAAGAATGAAGCAGAATTGAAATTCATATCTGATGAGAAAAAAAATGGTGATGCTAAAGTGGATATTG gaaactTAAAAGCTGGTTTTGTTGGAATGGGAAAAGAAGAATTAATGCGTTATGCAAATGATCCATTTTGGATACGTTTACGATGGattctttttattcttttttggcTGGTCTGGTTACTTATGTTGGCTGGAGCTATTGGAATAATTATAGCCGCACCAAAATGTACTGCACCGCAACCACGAAaatg gtGGGAAGAAGGACCTCTCATCGACTTGAACTTCTTTTATAATAGTGAAAATAATGATACCAgcgttttacaaaatattggtgctaaaaatttaattttatctggCCTAGAAGAAACATATTCATTAGATAACGATAAAGATTCATATGTACAAGATATAATCAAAGCGggttataaagttattttagaATTAACACCTGGATCCACTGAACAGTGGTTTAATGCATCCGTTTATCGTCAAGAGCCGTATACAAATTATTACATTTGGGCAACAAGCATTCCAAAGCACTGG GTATCACCAATACGTAATAGTTCATCATGGGTATTTTCGGATGAacgaaatgaatattatttgaaacagtATGAGAAACCCGATTTAAATTTCCGTAATAAAGATGTCGTggaagaatttaataaaattatacgtcattgGTTGAATTTGGGTGTATCAGGATTTCGCCTATCTAGAGTTGATCGATTATTAGTTGATCCTGAATTACGTGATGAATCAATTGGAGGAGTCAATTCAAAAGCATCATTTGATGAACCTGGTTACTATACACATAAGTACACAAGGAATCAAGAAGATTTAGGTGAAGTGTTATATCCATGGCGTCAAATTGttcataatttaacaaattctgAAG GTGTATTGATGTTAACTGAAGATACAGAAAATTTACAACCCTACACATACAATGATACAATTTTAACAATAGATTTACCAAGCTATGCACCAATATTCAATTTAGAAAATCGAACATATTCAGCATCAAAACTTGCACGAGGAATTCAAGATTCATGGGCCGTTTTAGGATCTGATAATTGGCCAGCATGGAAA tacaaaGCTGGAACATTGTCTGAAgatgttttacaaattttaacatttttattaccgGGTACGCCAGTCATTAGTACAGATATTGATAAATTGAAGAATTCAGTTATATTAAACGATTTAATTAAACTGCGTACATCACAAACAGTTTTGTTTGGAAATTATACAACGTACCTGTTACAAAATGATACCATTTTCGCTTATACAag GGAAAAATCTGGACAGCCTGGATACTTAGTCCTTTGTAACCCAACAAGTGAAATTGTCACAGTAGATGTTACCAGCATTCCAAGTATGTCTGAAGATTTAACAGTTTCAATTGTTAGTCAGAACTTTACTACAGTAAAACCaaa gTCTAAAGTTTTAGCAACAGCTATTACAGTTCCGTCAAAATCAGCTGCTGTTTTTACTTACGTTCATGCTGAAAATTAA